The DNA segment TATTAAGGGGACGAAGACTATGTTGGTAAGCCTTTATCGTTACAACCCGGAAGCAGACAACGCCCCGTTCATGCAGGATGTCGAGGTTGAACTTCCGAAGGGTAAAGACCTGATGGTGCTGGACGTGCTCAATCTGCTGAAAGAAAGAGACGTCACTCTGTCGTATCGTCGGTCATGCCGCGAAGGCGTGTGTGGCTCTGACGGCATGAACATGAACGGCAAAAATGGCCTGGCGTGCATCACGCCGGTGTCTCAGGTGATCAAAAAAGACAAGCTGGTATTGCGCCCGCTGCCTGGTTTGCCGGTCATCCGTGATCTGGTCGTGGATATGAGCCTGTTTTACAAACAGTATGAAAAGGTCATGCCGTACTTGGTCAACGATCAGCCAGCGCCCGCTATTGAGCGTCTGCAGACGCCGGAAGACCGTGAAAAGCTCGATGGTCTTTATGAGTGTATACTGTGCGCCTGTTGTTCCACGGCTTGCCCGTCGTTCTGGTGGAACCCGGAGAAGTTTATTGGCCCCGCAGGCTTGTTGCAGGCGTACCGCTTCCTGGCGGATAGCCGTGATACTGCCCAGGCCGAACGTTTGGCTGATTTGGACGATCCGTTCAGCGTGTTCCGTTGCCGCGGTATTATGAACTGTGTCAGCGTGTGTCCGAAGGGCCTTAACCCAACTCGGGCTATTGGCCATATTCGGAATCTGTTGTTGCAGCGGGCAACTTGAGCAGCAAAATGTAA comes from the Marinobacter psychrophilus genome and includes:
- a CDS encoding succinate dehydrogenase iron-sulfur subunit, translated to MLVSLYRYNPEADNAPFMQDVEVELPKGKDLMVLDVLNLLKERDVTLSYRRSCREGVCGSDGMNMNGKNGLACITPVSQVIKKDKLVLRPLPGLPVIRDLVVDMSLFYKQYEKVMPYLVNDQPAPAIERLQTPEDREKLDGLYECILCACCSTACPSFWWNPEKFIGPAGLLQAYRFLADSRDTAQAERLADLDDPFSVFRCRGIMNCVSVCPKGLNPTRAIGHIRNLLLQRAT